CAAGCAGATGGAGGGGTATCCCGCAGTTACGAACCCCACCGCCGAGGACGTCGCGGCGACCTACGCGACGGCGTCCGAACCCGACGGAAACGAGTTCGAGCGCTACTACGATGAGCTGGCGCGCCGCCAGCTCGCGATCGGGGCCCGAGCCGCCGAGGACGTCCTCTACTTCTGTACCTACCGCCGGGCCGACGGCTCGATGGGTCGGCTCCAGCACCGATCGCGGTACCTCCACGAGATCGAGTCCCACCCCTCGCTGACCCTCGAGGAGGTCGAGGGAGCCGGCGTCGATCGGGACCTCCACACGCTCGGCAGCGCCTCGAGCGAGATCCTGGCCCAGCCCTGGACCGAACTCGAGCGGATCCAGGCGGAGGCGAGCACGGGCGGCGAGGTCGCCCTCGAATCCGCCGAGGAGACCCTGGCCGCCATCCAGGCCGTTCTCGAGGAGGGCAACGACGTCGACCCGCGGTTCGAACGGGCCGTCGAGACGCAGTTCGACTTGGCCCGCGGCGCGATCCGACCCGAGGTCGACCGAACGCGCGGTCCCGAGGAGGTGGTGGACGATGACTGACCGTCGAACGGACGAACACGGCGACAGCGCGGGAACGAACGACGCCGACGAGCCGCCGGTCGTCACCGCGAGCCAACTCGCTACCCACGTTGTCTGTCCCCGCCAGCACGAGTTCGAATACGATCGCCCGATCACGCCGCGGGCGACCAGCGACGACAGGGTCCGTCGACGACGACGCGAACTGCTGCGGCGATCGATCGTCGCCGGCCTGCAACTCGAGGACGTCACCCCCGACGAGCGCGTCGCCGCCGCACTCCGTCGGCTCGATCGGCTGTGGACGTCCTCGGAGGCGTCGTACCTGGCCGACGAACAGGCCCAGTACGACGAGCAGGCGATCCGGACAGCGATCGAGCGCTATCTCTCGACCGACGGCCACGACCACGCCGAGGACGTGGTCGACACCGACGTGACGGTCGGGTACGAACGTGATGGGATTCGATACGAGACTACTGTCGACGCCGTCACGAAGCGCGACGGACAGTATCTCGGTATCAAGTACCTGCCGGATATGAACGGCGTCCTACAGGTAACGTGGTACGACAACAACGTCGAGCGATTTCACAACGGTGAGGGGTACTATCCTCGACAGATCGGAAGCTTCGTCGAGGCGGGGGTTGCGATTCAAGGACTCATCAACGAATACGGGCTTTCACCAGACTACGACTTCGCCTATACTGGGCTGCTCGAAACGACTCGACCGGCGTACGAATCGACAGGCGAGATCCACGTCGAGACTGAACAGCGCCGCTTCAAGAGCGCGTTCGAAACGGAGCGAGACGAACTCAACGAACTGATCGAGGACCGTGCCGACGCGATCATAGACGGAAAGACCGATCCCAAAGACTGGCGATTTAGCCGCATAGCCGAGAGGTCTTGTAAGTACTGTGCGTATCGCGATGGGTGTCCGGATTGGATGGAGTCGGAGATGTCGTTTACGGATCGACGACTGAGCGAGAAAGACGGGGGCGATGACGGTGACTGACAGAAACGGCGCTGAAAGCGGGCCGTCTGGATTGGAACCGACATCGGCGACGGAAGCCGACGCCGAGGACGTCGTCCCCAAGGGCAACCAGCCCGCGGTCATCGAGGCTACCGGCGGCGCCCACAAGGTCGAGGCCGTCGCGGGCTCGGGGAAGACGACCACGATGGTGTTGCGCCTCGAGGAGGAGATCCGGGAGCGCGACACCGCGCCGAACCGCCTGCTCGTGTTGACCTTCGCCAACGAGGCTGCCCACGCGGTTCGAGAGAAACTGCGCGACGTCCTCGGTCCGGAGGACGCGTTCGACGTCGACGTCTACACCTACCACTCCTTTAGCTACCGGCTCCTGCGGGAGTACGCCTACTACATCGGCGTCTCACCGGAGTTCGAGCTCGTGACCGACGAGGATCGCCCGCAGTTGATCGAGTCGGTCTACGACGAGATCGACGTCTCGTTCGTGGCGCCGGGATCGCCCGCAAACGGCGGCACGCACGAGGGAACGTTCCGGTCGCTGAAGGGATTCATCGAGGCGATGCGCCGCGAGGACGTCGCCCCCGACGAGATTCGCGCGTACCTTCCGTCCGACGAGGAGCTGCGCGAGTTGCTCTCGCTGGTCGACTCGCTGGGCCGAATGGCGTCCGATCTGGTCGACGTCGACGCGAACGACCTCATGTGGGACGCGGAAGCGCTGGCGGACCGCTGTGAACGGCTCGCGATCGTCTACGGCGCGAAAGCCGACGAGTTCGACGGCGCCGGCAGGGTACAGAGTGCCGTCAGCGACCACCTGAACGCGATGTGCGAGACGGCCACGGCGCTGGCCGAGTACCTCCACACTGCGGACGACCTCGAGTGGCAGGAGTACAAACTCCCGCAGGCGATCTTCGGCGACGATACCGGCGGCGGTCTCGGTGCCGTCTCCCAGACGCCGATGGGACGGCTCGAGAACTACGTCCACATGCTCCGGCGCTCGCGGGCGTTCGTCGGCGCGTACGAGGCCTACCTGGCCGAACTCGACGCCCGCGACGCGTTCGACTACGACGAGCTGATCCACCGGACCGTCGAGCTCCTGCGAGACGAGGACGTCCGGGACGACGTCCTCTCGGAGTGGGACGCCGTCTACTGCGACGAGTTCCAGGACACCGACGAGTCCCAGCTCCGGCTGGTCGAAGAGCTTCGCGACGAGCTCGAGATCATGGTCGTCGGTGACAGCGACCAGGCGATCCACGAGTGGCGCGGCCAGGATCCGGAAAACATGTCGAATCTCCCCGACTCGTTCGAGGAGATCGATCTCGAGACGAACTTCCGGTCGCGACAGCCGATCCTCGATCTGGCGACGACCATCGATTCGGCGAAAGACGAGATCGAGGCTCACCGCGATCCCGCACCACCGAACGTCTTCAAAGTGAACAGCGAGGGGATCGGCACCGCCGAGCAGGTCAGCACGTCGATCTCCCATCTCCTCACCGGACGTTTCGAGGACGTCCCGGCGCGGGAGCTCTCCGACGTCGCCGTCCTCGTTCGCCGGAACGAGGACGTCCGCAGGATTGCAGCCCAGCTCGACCGAGACAGCGTGCCGTACGCGCTGTCGAACGAGACGACGGAGGGGCTCGGCCAGGGTGTGCGGACCGTCCTCTCGTACTTCCGGATCCTGGTCTCACCGGAAGACGACGTGAGCTGGCAGCGGGTCCTGCTCCATCTCTACCGGGTTCCCGAAGCCGATGTCGACGCGTTGCTGGCCGCCGGCGAGACGGTTCCGGAGGGGTACGACGCGGTTCGGGAGTCGGCGCTCGCGGCGCCCGACCGGGTCGCCGAGGCGATCGCGGAGTACGAACGGCTCGGCGACGTCGCGACCACCCACTCGATCTCCGAGCTCTACCGCCACTTCAAGCGGGAGACCCGCGTCGAGTGGTTCCTCCGGGAGACCGACCGCGAGGCGTTACACAACGTCGACCGGCTGATCTCGTCGTTCAGCGATAGTCCGGTCCAGTCGGGGCTCTCCGAGGAGTTCGTGGGCTACCTCGAACGGCAGGCACACCTGCTGTCGACCGACGACGGCGCTGCGACCGAGACGGGATCCCAGTCCGAGGACGCCGTCGACATCATGACGATCCACCAGGCGAAGGGGCTGGACTTCGATACCGTCCTCCTGCCGTATCTCACCGAGGAAGAGTTCGGCCACATCACGCTCGCGAACTACCAGCGAAAGCTCTACGGCTACGACGTGCTGGTCGAGGACGTCAAGGGCGAGCTGTCCGATCCGCTCCGTGCGGACTGTAGCGACGACCAGATCGCCGAGGAGTGGCGGATCCTCCACGTCGCGCTCACGCGGGCGAAAGAGCACCTCTTCCTGTTCGGGAACGACGCCTCTGACGACGATCCCGCACCCGCGATGCTAGACGCGCAGCTCCCCGGTGCCGAAAGCGAGACGCCGATCGAGTGGTCGTCGGAGGGGCCGCGGATGCGGGTGTGGGAGGCGTTGATGGACGGCTACGACGCGATCGAAGCGGAGACCCCCGACGCCGTCCGCGACTACACCGACGTCGTCAACCGGGGCGTCGACGAAGACCCCGGCACGATCACGTACTACCAGCGCGAGCTCTCGACGGCGGAGGCCCTCGAGACGCTGCTCGAGTTCGCCGACGACGTGGCTGCGGGAACGCTGGCCGACGAGGCAGCCTCCTCGCAGTTCGCCGACGCCCCGCTCGGCGAGAGGGTGGCCCGCGAGCTAGCACGGCAACACAGCCACACGTCGCTCGAGGCGGCAAGAGCCTGCGAACGAAAACACGTCCTGGATCACGTCGTCGGCGCGTTTCCGGATCCGCGGACAGACTCCGAGGCGGAGGTCACTCGAGCCGACGTCGGGACCCTGTTTCACGACGTCGCCGAACTCGCGTACTGGCGAGGGTACGACGGACCGGCGGAGTGGAAGGAGGCGTGTCGGTGGCTCGCCCGCAGTGACGACCGGTCGGCGGCCCTCGAGCCCGCGCTCGAGTGTATCGATCGGTACTTCGAGACCGAGGCCGCAGCGTGGCCCGTCGTCGTCGCCGAGCTCCCGATCGAGCTGGACGGGCTCGCTGTCGACGGCGACGTGACCGGGTACGTC
This genomic window from Natronococcus occultus SP4 contains:
- a CDS encoding ATP-dependent helicase; this translates as MTVTDRNGAESGPSGLEPTSATEADAEDVVPKGNQPAVIEATGGAHKVEAVAGSGKTTTMVLRLEEEIRERDTAPNRLLVLTFANEAAHAVREKLRDVLGPEDAFDVDVYTYHSFSYRLLREYAYYIGVSPEFELVTDEDRPQLIESVYDEIDVSFVAPGSPANGGTHEGTFRSLKGFIEAMRREDVAPDEIRAYLPSDEELRELLSLVDSLGRMASDLVDVDANDLMWDAEALADRCERLAIVYGAKADEFDGAGRVQSAVSDHLNAMCETATALAEYLHTADDLEWQEYKLPQAIFGDDTGGGLGAVSQTPMGRLENYVHMLRRSRAFVGAYEAYLAELDARDAFDYDELIHRTVELLRDEDVRDDVLSEWDAVYCDEFQDTDESQLRLVEELRDELEIMVVGDSDQAIHEWRGQDPENMSNLPDSFEEIDLETNFRSRQPILDLATTIDSAKDEIEAHRDPAPPNVFKVNSEGIGTAEQVSTSISHLLTGRFEDVPARELSDVAVLVRRNEDVRRIAAQLDRDSVPYALSNETTEGLGQGVRTVLSYFRILVSPEDDVSWQRVLLHLYRVPEADVDALLAAGETVPEGYDAVRESALAAPDRVAEAIAEYERLGDVATTHSISELYRHFKRETRVEWFLRETDREALHNVDRLISSFSDSPVQSGLSEEFVGYLERQAHLLSTDDGAATETGSQSEDAVDIMTIHQAKGLDFDTVLLPYLTEEEFGHITLANYQRKLYGYDVLVEDVKGELSDPLRADCSDDQIAEEWRILHVALTRAKEHLFLFGNDASDDDPAPAMLDAQLPGAESETPIEWSSEGPRMRVWEALMDGYDAIEAETPDAVRDYTDVVNRGVDEDPGTITYYQRELSTAEALETLLEFADDVAAGTLADEAASSQFADAPLGERVARELARQHSHTSLEAARACERKHVLDHVVGAFPDPRTDSEAEVTRADVGTLFHDVAELAYWRGYDGPAEWKEACRWLARSDDRSAALEPALECIDRYFETEAAAWPVVVAELPIELDGLAVDGDVTGYVDSVREHPDGGLVVLDYKATRARKSIEESHQLQLYVRACQERFDEPVTHAGYVYVGEAGPDTQLFEAAELAKMWESLLEDVRSAERSAFENYTPGPHCEYCSHRSLGCAPDEFADADDHSLR